The genome window ATGTTTAGTTAGTACTTACTGAGTTAAACGCTAATCAAAACGAGTTTTTATGGTGCTGCTGGTGAACTTAGGGTAGAATGCGCGCCGAGTTGGCCAGACAATCGCTGCTTTATCGTTGTACTTTCGGGTAGACAGATAGAGGGGAGGAAAGTCCGGGCTCCACAGAGCAGGGTGCCAGATAACGTCTGGGCGGCGTAAGCCGACGACAAGTGCAGCAGAGAGAAGACCGCCGATGGCTGGCAACAGCACAGGTAAGGGTGAAAGGGTGCGGTAAGAGCGCACCGGGCCGCTGGTAACAGTTGGCAGCAGGGTAAACTCCACCCGGAGCAAGACCAAATAGGGTTCCTTATGGCGTGGCTCGCGTTGGAACCGGGTAGGTTGCTTGAGCTATAGAGCGATTTATAGCCTAGACGAATGATTGTCACTTTTCTTCGGAAGAGTTACAGAACCCGGCTTATCGGCCAGCTCAATCATTTTAGTAACCGCTTGTTTTTCTTTGTGTTAGACAAGCGGTTTTCTAAAACCTCCTGTCTTTCAATTCCTTAAAGTTAAAACTTGGTATACCAAATGATGCATCGTCTTTATTTATGATCTTTTACTATTATTGAGTTTGAAACAGTGCAAGCTGTAATTGATATTTAGTATTATTATCAAAGAAAAGAGACATTTTATTTCTGAATAAGCCGTATAGCGAACTTGGTTTAGACTTTCCTGATTCATTGAGTTCATTGCGGGAATCCAACCTTAGAGCTATTAATTAAGGCGATTTTATTGAATAAAGACCCTATCAACAGGAAACATTTGAATATTTTTCTTTTTCGTTAAATAAAATCTTTTGTTTATTTGAACTTCAGCTTTTGTGCCAATTAGCTGAAGCAAAGTGCCTTCAGCAATCACTTGTTTACACGACCGATTCTTTACCTCAACTGCTCGGCCTATTGCGCCTTGTAATCTTAATTTTGGAAATGTGGGACTTTGGATTGGCGCTATTTTTTCTATTTCGGTAAAGGTGTTGAGGCACCATTCCTTAGCATCGTAAATAGTTTCAGGATCTGTATTAATAATATCTACATTATTAATGAAGTGGATTAAGGCGGATTTTCTACTATCAAAATCACATGAAATGTCAGGTAGTTTTTTTTGAATTGACCACTTTTTCATGACCAAGTATTTGTTTTGGCTTAACCTAGATAAGCTAGTTGAAGCACCTGTCATTCGGCTAAACCATTCTAATCGATAGGCAGATGAACCAAGAGAATGCAGAAGAACCGTTATATTGCCAAAGTATTCAGAGCGCCCTTCAATGACATTTATTTTTGGCTGTGGTTGTAGATTAATACCTGAGGTGGCTACATTGTGTGCAATTGCTTGAGTATCCATTTCAATTTCGCAAAAAGTCACTTGATATTAATAGCATAGGTTTTAATAGGCTGATTCGAAATTGCACAATTTCTTAGTTAACTAAGAATTTTTCTTAGATATATTTCTTATGTGTTTTGTTATAGTTGTTTCGATTCAAAATAAGGGAATTAATAATGAAGTTTGCACTGATTGATGATCATGCATTAGTAAGGGATGGATTCAAACGACTCATTGAAACTCAGCATGAGTGGCAAGTTGTTGTAGAAGCAAACACTTATTTATCCGCTGTCCAGTCTTTATCAAACACTTTAGTTGACCTAGTAATTATTGATATATCCTTACCTGATAAAAATGGCATTGAACTAGCAAAATACTTACTGGCAAATAAACCTGATTTAAAATGTATTATTGTCAGTATGTATGATCAGAATCCTTATGTCTCCAATGCATTAGAAGTAGGCGTAAAAGGTTATATTTCAAAGCGTTCAGCTAGTGATGAGCTTCTTAAAGGTATTGAGGTTGTTCTCGCAGGCAACACCTATCTTAGCCAAGATGTCATTAATAAACTTCAATTTGGTCATGTTGAAAATTCAACACTAGGGGTGAGCCAATTAACAGAAAGGGAATTGGATATATTGCCATTACTAGCGACAGGAATGAATGCTAAACAAATCTCACAACAGCTAAATATTATGCCGAAAACTGCCCATGTTCATCGAGCAAATATCTATAAAAAGTTAAATGTTACGAATAATTTTGATTTGTTGAAAATTGCGCTCAGTGAGGGGGTTATTACAATGGAAGAATTGACCCTCTAAT of Thalassotalea insulae contains these proteins:
- a CDS encoding response regulator transcription factor; translated protein: MKFALIDDHALVRDGFKRLIETQHEWQVVVEANTYLSAVQSLSNTLVDLVIIDISLPDKNGIELAKYLLANKPDLKCIIVSMYDQNPYVSNALEVGVKGYISKRSASDELLKGIEVVLAGNTYLSQDVINKLQFGHVENSTLGVSQLTERELDILPLLATGMNAKQISQQLNIMPKTAHVHRANIYKKLNVTNNFDLLKIALSEGVITMEELTL